A window of Apium graveolens cultivar Ventura chromosome 8, ASM990537v1, whole genome shotgun sequence contains these coding sequences:
- the LOC141678802 gene encoding uncharacterized protein LOC141678802: MYPVAFAVVESENTESWKWFLGLLRDDLELGNGQTFTVISDQQKDLINAMKELLPRAEHRLCKRHLYNNFRKRFPQGTVKHCFWTAACATYPALFHKAMEMLLRISKKAHEELDNLDPNSWSKAFFQKHSFADNVENNMSECFNNWIINERFMPLLTMIQDIHFKIMRRIRVNREQMCSSDQVICPRIKAKLDAAVKLSRKWQATWDGESKYMVRYGTKSVTVNLDVKTCDCRAWELTGIPCPHAVAAIYDRRHQPLAYVSHYYTREMYLKAYTFSLPVLRGEDFWEMTGKALMLPPDMPKKLRGRPKKLRRREDWEGGSGSRCKGVTVTASGLQKMTSGKKMHCSNCRKAGHKKTKCPDLQVPKEGPKENENVTENENSAEPV, translated from the exons ATGTACCCAGTGGCATTTGCTGTAGTAGAATCTGAAAATACCGAGAGTTGGAAGTGGTTTCTAGGTTTGTTGAGGGATGATCTCGAGCTTGGAAATGGTCAAACATTCACAGTTATCAGTGATCAGCAGAAG GATTTAATTAATGCTATGAAAGAATTGCTACCAAGGGCAGAACACAGACTGTGCAAAAGGCACTTGTACAACAACTTCAGGAAGAGGTTTCCTCAAGGCACAGTTAAACACTGTTTCTGGACTGCTGCATGTGCAACATATCCAGCATTATTTCACAAGGCAATGGAGATGCTTCTCAGAATTTCTAAGAAGGCACATGAGGAGTTGGACAATCTTGATCCCAATAGTTGGTCTAAGGCATTCTTCCAAAAACACTCATTTGCTGACAATGTTGAAAATAACATGTCTGAATGTTTTAATAATTGGATTATTAATGAGAG GTTCATGCCACTTCTCACTATGATCCAAGATATCCATTTCAAGATCATGAGAAGGATCAGAGTTAATAGGGAACAAATGTGCTCCAGTGATCAAGTAATTTGTCCAAGGATTAAGGCTAAGCTTGATGCGGCAGTTAAGTTATCTAGAAAATGGCAAGCTACATGGGATGGAGAGAGCAAATACATGGTGAGATATGGTACTAAGTCTGTCACAGTTAACCTAGATGTCAAGACTTGTGATTGCAGAGCATGGGAACTAACAGGCATCCCATGTCCCCATGCTGTTGCTGCAATATATGATAGAAGACACCAACCACTGGCTTATGTTTCTCATTACTACACAAGAGAAATGTATCTGAAGGCCTACACATTTTCATTACCTGTACTGAGGGGTGAGGACTTCTGGGAGATGACTGGTAAGGCACTTATGTTGCCACCTGACATGCCAAAAAAGCTAAGGGGGAGGCCAAAAAAGCTTAGAAGGAGGGAAGACTGGGAGGGAGGTAGTGGCAGTAGATGTAAGGGAGTGACTGTGACTGCTTCTGGGTTGCAAAAGATGACATCTGGTAAGAAGATGCACTGCAGTAACTGTAGGAAGGCTGGCCACAAAAAAACTAAATGTCCAGATCTACAAGTGCCAAAGGAGGGACCAAAAGAGAATGAAAATGTTACTGAAAATGAAAATAGTGCAGAGCCAGTTTAA